A region of Desulfovibrio sp. UIB00 DNA encodes the following proteins:
- a CDS encoding P-loop NTPase, whose amino-acid sequence MKIAVSGKGGVGKTSITAWLGDYLARRGEKVWLVDADTALSLGQASGLARADLPEALTQRAALIEERIRPAGKGGMMDLDPHVSDLPEALSALLPVAGDGGKTAGDKRLLVMGPLTSAGGGCACESNALLKALLAHLVLDRREWVLVDMEAGVEHLGRGTVAHVDALLVVSEPSMRSLETAAEVARMAGDLGLHRQVLVLNKATPDQTADLPPIADLPQQRVSMPDLEPLRARQLRSGSVLGLGDETEKMLDSFCASLLQKIEGESV is encoded by the coding sequence ATGAAGATTGCCGTTTCTGGCAAGGGCGGCGTGGGCAAAACCTCCATCACCGCCTGGCTTGGCGATTATCTGGCGCGGCGCGGAGAAAAAGTCTGGCTTGTGGATGCCGACACGGCGCTTTCGCTCGGGCAGGCCTCTGGTTTGGCGCGGGCTGATTTGCCGGAGGCCCTCACCCAGCGCGCCGCATTGATTGAAGAACGCATTCGCCCCGCTGGCAAGGGCGGCATGATGGACCTTGATCCGCATGTCAGCGATCTGCCCGAGGCTCTGTCAGCCCTCCTGCCTGTTGCAGGGGATGGGGGGAAAACCGCTGGAGACAAACGTTTGTTGGTCATGGGGCCCTTGACCAGCGCCGGGGGCGGCTGCGCTTGTGAAAGCAACGCCCTGCTCAAGGCCCTGCTGGCGCACCTGGTGCTCGACAGGCGTGAATGGGTGCTGGTGGACATGGAGGCCGGTGTGGAGCACTTGGGCCGAGGAACCGTGGCCCATGTGGATGCCTTGCTGGTGGTATCCGAGCCGAGCATGCGCTCGCTGGAAACAGCGGCGGAGGTTGCTCGCATGGCTGGCGATCTGGGCCTGCACCGTCAGGTGCTGGTGCTGAACAAGGCTACTCCTGATCAGACAGCCGATCTGCCGCCTATAGCCGATCTGCCGCAACAACGCGTCAGCATGCCTGATCTTGAGCCGCTACGTGCACGCCAGTTGCGCTCTGGCTCTGTTCTGGGGCTGGGCGACGAAACAGAAAAAATGCTGGATAGCTTTTGCGCCAGCCTGTTGCAAAAAATCGAAGGCGAATCCGTCTGA
- the cooS gene encoding anaerobic carbon-monoxide dehydrogenase catalytic subunit — protein sequence MESKKRDINDMSIWDDAKSMLAKARADGVETAWDRLNQQTPHCRFCELGTTCRNCVMGPCRISAKAEPGGKLSRGVCGADADVIVARNFGRFIAGGSAGHSDHGRDVIEALEAVVEGRAPGYQIRDEAKLRRIAAELGVATEGRETLDVASDVVDACYSDFGSRRKAVNFVSRVPAKRRELWENLDITPRGVDREIAEMMHRTHMGCDNDAPNTMLHAARCALADGWAGSMIATELCDVLFGTPKPKMSTANLGVIKKDTVNILVHGHNPVVSEMILDAARDPEMIELAKKNGATGITVAGLCCTGNELLMRQGIPMAGNHLMTELAIVTGAVEVVVVDYQCIMPSLVQVTGCYHTRFIDTAAKARFTGAIHFNFHPENAREEARKIVRMAVDAFLERDPKRVEIPGEPVNIMTGFSNEAILEALGGSLDPLLDAVKAGTVRGFVGVVGCNNPKIKHDSANVGLMKALIKKDIMVLATGCVTTAAGKAGLLVPEGASMAGPGLQSLCGALGIPPVLHLGSCVDNARILQLCALIANALGVDISDLPVGASSPEWYSEKAAAIGLYAVASGIYTHLGLPPNILGSEKVTDIALNGLEQIVGASFVVNDDPEKAADLLDARIRLKRQGLGLQP from the coding sequence ATGGAAAGCAAAAAGCGCGACATCAATGACATGTCCATATGGGATGATGCCAAAAGTATGCTGGCAAAGGCCAGAGCAGATGGCGTAGAAACTGCCTGGGACAGGCTGAATCAGCAAACGCCGCATTGCCGTTTTTGCGAGCTTGGCACCACTTGCCGCAACTGCGTCATGGGGCCGTGCCGTATCAGTGCCAAGGCCGAACCCGGCGGAAAACTTTCTCGCGGCGTGTGTGGCGCAGACGCCGATGTGATTGTGGCCCGCAACTTTGGGCGCTTCATCGCAGGCGGTTCAGCCGGGCATTCGGATCACGGGCGTGATGTGATCGAGGCCCTGGAGGCAGTGGTGGAAGGCCGCGCCCCCGGCTATCAGATTCGGGACGAGGCCAAACTGCGGCGCATTGCCGCTGAACTGGGCGTTGCGACAGAAGGGCGCGAGACGCTTGATGTGGCCTCCGATGTGGTGGATGCCTGCTACAGCGATTTTGGCAGCAGGCGCAAGGCGGTCAATTTTGTCTCCCGTGTTCCGGCCAAGCGCCGCGAGCTGTGGGAAAATCTCGACATCACTCCGCGCGGGGTTGACCGCGAAATTGCCGAAATGATGCACCGCACCCACATGGGCTGCGATAACGATGCGCCCAATACCATGCTGCATGCGGCGCGCTGCGCCCTGGCTGATGGCTGGGCTGGATCCATGATTGCCACTGAGCTGTGCGACGTGCTTTTCGGTACTCCCAAACCCAAGATGTCCACCGCCAATCTTGGTGTCATCAAAAAAGACACGGTCAACATACTGGTGCACGGCCACAATCCTGTGGTGTCCGAGATGATTCTGGACGCGGCTCGCGACCCTGAAATGATCGAGCTTGCCAAAAAGAACGGAGCAACCGGCATCACAGTTGCCGGGTTGTGCTGTACCGGCAATGAGCTGCTCATGCGCCAGGGCATCCCCATGGCTGGCAACCACCTGATGACGGAGCTGGCAATCGTGACCGGCGCTGTGGAAGTTGTGGTGGTGGACTATCAGTGCATCATGCCGAGTCTGGTGCAGGTGACTGGCTGCTACCACACCCGCTTTATCGACACAGCAGCCAAGGCGCGCTTTACCGGGGCCATCCATTTTAATTTCCATCCCGAAAATGCGAGGGAAGAAGCCCGCAAGATCGTACGCATGGCGGTGGATGCGTTCTTGGAGCGTGACCCCAAGCGTGTGGAAATCCCCGGTGAACCTGTCAACATCATGACCGGTTTCTCCAACGAGGCCATTCTTGAGGCTCTGGGCGGCTCGCTTGATCCCTTGCTGGATGCCGTCAAGGCTGGCACTGTGCGCGGGTTTGTGGGCGTGGTTGGTTGCAACAACCCCAAGATCAAGCACGACTCGGCCAACGTGGGCCTCATGAAGGCGCTTATCAAAAAAGATATTATGGTTCTGGCCACAGGTTGCGTCACCACTGCGGCGGGCAAGGCCGGGCTGCTGGTGCCCGAGGGCGCTTCCATGGCCGGGCCAGGGCTGCAAAGCCTGTGCGGGGCGCTGGGCATTCCGCCTGTGCTGCACCTCGGCAGCTGCGTGGATAACGCCCGTATTTTGCAGCTATGCGCGCTGATCGCCAATGCTCTGGGCGTGGATATCTCCGATCTGCCTGTGGGCGCGTCCTCGCCGGAATGGTACTCTGAAAAAGCGGCGGCCATCGGTCTGTATGCCGTTGCCAGCGGCATTTACACGCATCTGGGTCTGCCGCCCAACATTCTTGGCTCGGAAAAGGTGACAGATATCGCCCTGAACGGTCTGGAACAGATTGTGGGCGCATCCTTTGTGGTGAATGACGATCCCGAAAAGGCAGCTGACCTGCTGGATGCGCGCATCCGGCTGAAGCGGCAGGGCCTTGGCCTGCAACCTTAG